Part of the Pyxicephalus adspersus unplaced genomic scaffold, UCB_Pads_2.0 Sca1037, whole genome shotgun sequence genome, TGGACTTCTCCTTTGTTCCAAGCTTCCCCCATCTTGTCGTTTCTGACCAAGAGGTGGTGACTCTTACTTAAAACTCAAAACTCCAGAAGGCAAAAACTTCTTCTGAGTTATAAACAGATCTTGACTGTGATCAGAAACCATGTTTGCATCAAGGACTTTGCCATAAACACCAGTTTTATCTTCCAAGGATGTCTTGGTTGGGTTATCTGGAGAAGATAATGAAGACCTCAATGATTCTTCTCCTTGGTGacacttctttttcttttggaagGACCGTATTTCTGGACTAGATTGTTTGTCCGGAGAAGAACAGTTATTCAGAAGCAGTGATTCAGAATAAGcttgctgttttttcttctttgatttcTTCACCTTACCAGAAGATAAGCCCGATATTTGGGACATTTGGTCAGATTGGCCATTTTCTTGTGGGAGGAAGTTCTCCATGGTTTTTAGTAAAGATCTGTTCTCCTTCTTCTTCGATGAGCTACTTTTAATAAAGgaatcatttaaaatgttgacATTCTCGTTGCATAATAATTGGGATCCTTGTGATGCAAAATGAACatcatgtttctttttctttgatttcttcACCTTGATAGAAGACAAGTCTGGTATTTCAGACATTTGGTCTGACTGCCCTTCTTGTGGTGGACAGTTCTCCAAGACTTCCAATTGAGACCTTTTCTTCTTTGATGAGCTGCTTTGAATAGATTTGCTTAAAGGACTGGTTAGTTTGGGAGATCCTAATGGCTCCACTGAAGCCAATTTCAATTTCTTGTATTTCTTTGACTCTTTTTTTATGTGCTCTCTTGTCTTGTCTTTGGCGTTCAAGAAAGAATTTTCCAGATAATGTAGATATTCAAGATCCTCCTCCATCAATTCATCTTCATCCAAGTTCTAGATGAAGAAGCATGAATCATTATGTTACAATGGAAGagtattttttagtatatgtATCCATTTTTTATAAGAATGGGACTTTATGTCTAGCTACATTATGAGACATCAAAGGACTTGAATCAGCTGGGACTAGGAATACCTGATCTGCATATTAACATGGCTCAGCAGCTCATATTTCCAGAAGAGATTACTGAGAACTAAACCATTGTAAGAACTATTTTGTATGGAAAACAAAACGTTCTGGGATGTTAGACTGTGTCCCCTATATGAACTTATAGTCAGACCTGACAGTTTTGCACCTCAGGCCttacatttcaaatgtttatatatgtatttattgatttctCCATGAAAAAGCTAATGGAAGGCTTAGGGTTATGGCTAATTGGAGGGTTTGTTTTAGTTATATGGAAGGTTAGGGTTACCTGGAGATTTACTGTTAGGGTGATTCAAGGCCAACTGTGAGTCAGAGTGGTGTGTTGGAGGTTCAACTACTGCCCTAACATCTCCCATTCATACAAATGGGATAGGTTGGGACCGTTTTTGTTGGCATGCGCCTGCTcctgatctttaaaaaaattaaatgtctctTTTGGCCACATAGTTGTAGTCCGAagatctgtgcaatgtgcaaacTTTGGTGCTATTTCCCCCTCCCGCAGTCAGCCACATGGTATGACATTGCAGGTGTTAAAGGGCCCATAGGATTGCATGAAGATTTAGTGTAACAAGGAGGTTATTATAAGACAAGTTACATGGATAGTTAGTGGTAAGATTACAGTGTTTAGTGTAGATGACAGGAGTATTAGAGTTGACAGACATTCTTTTTAAACACAGCATTTGACCTTCTTTGTCCGAAGTTCAATTGCATCACAGTAGGACTTCCTGCATCAAAAGAAGAATGCAATGCAAGGCAGGTCCAACGCAGCTTTATAACTGTCAAAAAACTGCTCAATAAAAATGAACGAGATTCTCTTGACTTGCGTTTgaggtgcagaaaaaaaactgccacAGGAAAGGTGAGTGTTAGTGATGGAATTACTGAGAAGGAACCCTAGGAGGGTAAGAGAGTTATAGAGGAGTTGGTTCTTGGAGCTGACGATCCCAATGCACAAAACTGACAAATGCAAACCAGGAATAACATTTACATTAGGGGCTAGGGGTAAAGGCAGGTATAGGAATTTGTTTTTGGTTAGGCTATGAATACCTTTTGCTGGACCTGAGAGGCTTGGGGCTTTCTGAAAAGTGAAGAACTGACATAAAGCTTGTTATGGTTGGAAAGAATTTTCTGTGAGGCCATTTTTGTTCTTCCtagaaaccaaaaacaaaaaatcatcatAAAGACCCATATAGTCCTCTCTTTATGGTTTGTCCCCAAGTGATGGATAATAAACCGACTTTCTCTACCTGGACAACTTTGCCACCTCGTTAAGATGTTTTATTGGAAAggttcttcattttttattttcttctctttggCCTTTTATTAAATGGTAATATTTCCAGTCTGTCAGTGGTCTGGCTTTCAGCCCCTTTTGTATTTTGATGTCACACAGTTAAATGTTGACGGATCTTTCTGTTCAGCCAGGCAAGTTATAGGAAATACGGTGTTAAATCCCTGTTAATCTTCCCTTCAGAGAGCTCTGAGCCGCTGGGAACAGCAGAGACTTCCTGTGGGTTGCTATGAATTTTCCTGCGTTGGGAACATGTTGGAACATTTCTGTATCCGCAGCACACATACATGGGATGTGGGCCGATCTGTGTGAGAGCTCAGGAGTATTCTAGAAAATAAACTAGAATGGATGATACCTAGAGGAGAAATGGTCTGAAGTGGCAATTTACATATACATCACGGCAgcttaaagtgtttttattgtttttatttgttgttctgTTATGGTTTgtatgtatcattttatttttttcctttgttttctttctattatcttttattttttatctttcctttttgtatttctttccccTTTCTAGATCATTCTCTCATCTAGTTACCTTTTCTTGCTCGAAACATTCCTTCTCTTTTTCCCTATAAGTTCTCTTTGTTCCCATTATCCATTTGACTTCCACCTTGCTTTCCATTACTCCTCCTTTTCCCTCCTTTTCATGTACCCTTAATCTACTCAAGTCTTTTATATCTCTTACCATTTTCTTCTTGCTGTTTTTCATCCAAATGCTGGCCATCTGTGTTCCTGACTATTGTCTTTTCTTGGTCGGCCCCTGCCCTTGGCCATGGTGGGCCCTTGGCCATGGTGGGCCCCTGCCCTGAAGGCCCTTTAAAACATGAGTACagtttatgaaaatgaaatgggGGGGTGGGTGTTGTCTTTCTCATCTATTGCCTTTCCCCCTTAGCAAGCTTTTGCTCCTGTTTCCTCCTAACTTGCCAGCTTCCCACCTTCTGTTCCTTTTCTCGTCCCCTCTCCCTATTTTATTCAATTAAGGTGAATACTGTCTCTAATGCACTAGGTTTAGCTTGCAGCTCCAGCTAGGGCTCAGTATTCATCCTCTGTGTTTAGCGAGTTGCTATGAAATGCCAGGAAGGGAGAGTTTCTCTATCGAGGTCATTGTTCGCTCTCGGGAAtcaaaaatagctttaaaaaagtgGGAATGATGTCACTGGACGTgacattttactttcctttttccatttccaaCCCATGTTTAATGCCAACAGAATCATTTGTGAAATGAAACTAAATCAAGCaaattgcaatatttacctttgttCTCACAAATGGATCGTAATTAATGGCCACCTAACTTTTCCATTCAACTTTTcggaaaaaaaagacttttctgcaaataaaaggtTCTAATAGGTGTGGAAATGAAAATGTTAGTTCCTGTGCTGCCTTTGTATATCATTCTACATCAATAGAAATTCTATGGATCCCATAATGCACTGAGATTATTCATTGTATAGTAAATCTGTCAGCTGGTTATGTTTCTGGTGTCTCACTTTTGTGTCTGAATTGAAAACACAACGCTGTGTGTTTGGAATCATGCAAATATTCTGATGCAAAGTTTTTTCTACCTACCAGTGACAGCACTTCTGCTTTTGTATACTTGTGCTTAATATGAGCGTCTCCCACATAGCTATATTGACGTCCCAGGACTAAGTTTTCAGGTTTGTACACTTGTGCACATTATGGGGGGCTCCCATAATCCCTGTGCTGACATTCTGTGTCTGTACACCTGCTATACCAAGGGGCTACCACCATTCTTGCACTGGGTTCCTAGTTCTGtgcacctgctgtacccattaagAGGGGCTCCAACCATCCCTGTCCTGAGtttttggtcctgatttatgaaagctctccaaggcttgggagaatacactttcagaagttaactgggtgatccagaaaacatgaaatggatttttaaaaatcatttgctgtttgctagcaaatgttttgaatccttgaccagatctattccaggtttgctggatctcgtTCTTCAGTGAATAGATTGCTGAAACTAGCTATGGCACCTGCTGCGTCCCTGATGATGGGGATTATTAGTCGTGCTCACCCTAGGCACATTTCATTGCATTTTGGAGTTTTGGCAGCAAAATACACAGAGAAAGGAAAATGATTTCTCCAGGAACCATTCCCGCAACTTCGCCAAAATATCTTGCAAGTGTATTTTCCTGTGAGATCCTATAGGAGCAGCAAAGAATCCTTTAAAACTCTACGTGGAGATACATGGCAATGTGCAATTCTAATTACAATCTTGTATGCATACCAGTGTGCAGAAGCATTAGGATTGCACTGTGGAGGACCCTGGAACAGAAATCTCATCATTTGTCCTTTTTAACATATATGAAGCCCACAGGTTACAGTCCAGTGGTATCTTTAGGAAGCTGAAATATTGCTATAAAGTAAAAGATGTATCACAATGTTTTAGTAAGGTGCAGATAGATCCTATCTCCATCATATGGATTCCATGTGAAGTAGGGACTGatccataaaatataaacttttcaatATTGCAACCTACCAGTCCTTAGATCTGGAGGATGCAttgggtttttttatgttctcctgGTTATCCATTCAGTATTTGTCATAGGGAGACAACACCCAGTTACTGTATTATATGAAGGAGCAGCATTGccaccctatatatatatatatatatatatatatatatatatatcagtatgtCCTCAAGCTGGCAGGGGTCAGACTAGGGACGGGGTGGTGATTAGTTAGGATTTCGGTGAATGGGCCCTCTCCTGGCACTATACTAGTCCAAAGTGCTTCTGTTGCCAACttccaattaaattaaatttgtattattttctaatgATTTTCCATGTGCATGAGTACTGGAAGTAGCTGGAGCtcatttccctatttttttttaccttacttaaGTTCCTTTCTCAGTTTTCAATATTGCTTTACCGAGTCCAAACAAACCCTATATGAATACATACCCTGTAAGGAGTTGGTCAGCACCAgaattcaccagacaccagtcccacaATCCAActccgcagtcttcacctttagcccCGGCTCGGCTTTTGGAGACTCGGTATGTCTCCCAACACGCGgcgcgcaagggatggtgtctggggaagggctggcagcagaccaggggcccacagtCCAAGAACTCCCAGGCAATCCAGAGAACAAACTCATAGACAGGTGATCAGTCCGCCCaatgaggtacagagggagtaggcacaagcagaatCGGGGTCATAGGCCATTCTCGGTCCGAGTTGAGTACAAACAATGAGTCtgggaacaggcaatggtcagcaacagaaagtCACACAATAATCTCTCCGGCACAAATTAGCCCAACTTAATGCTACCAGTACTGGGATCTGAGAGGCTATAAGGACCTGGCAGCTAATGGAGGGAATAAGCGAATGGCGCTCTACTGCACCGGGACACCGCCTGGGATTGTCAGCCCACAGAGCATCTCCTAACATACCCATAATATATCCAATACACCCTTGGAAAAAGGTAACTATTCCCAATTTAGGTGCATCCTATTGGTTACAGGACTACCGTTTTATTTGACAGATCTCCTTAAAATATCAGCTTCCTGTGCAGTATTCTTGTGTTTTAtgtagctaattttttttttctttgtttctgggATTGAAAGATAAGGGCATTGGGGGAATGATACTCTCTCATACTCATGTCCCCTCTCTGATACTTctcatgaaaatatgaaaattccCTGCTAATAAAGCACAGATGGAGACTCTAATCATTGCAGAcatgttaaaataatttccaggcaTGCTGAGCTGGTATAGCTAATCCTCTTACTCTATTTGTAATAAGTACATACTTTCCCTACTCTCATCTGTGCTCACAATTTAAGGGTCACTCCAACCATATTGGATATTTCAGGTTTAGGAAGACTGTGGAGAGAAAAGGAAACAGTTTCTTATGTCCATTGGGGACTGCAGAGGTGGAGTCTGAGATGAGTTTCCAAATCTAGAAATATTGATAATCAGAATTCTGCCCCTAAAGCTTTGTTCTGGTAATTTACAGATCAAAGACCCCCCTCCCGTATTAACCTTCCCCAATTATGTTAGCACCAACGTTCTTGGTAACTCtgcactaaccctccctgtaacagTAAACTTTCCCCTCTGAATACCGAATTCCCATTCATTTAGGGACTGGCAATCATATGCATGTTTCAGTACCTATTCATTTGTAATCAGATACCCATACTTATTCTACATAATTATTCTGGGATTTGGCTAATTTTGGTTGAATCATCGAACATCTTTGTAAGAAAATACAGGCTCTGCTAAGCTAACAGGCCTAGGGAGACAATGATTCTACAagcctgattaataaagctcttcaagactggagaagatagaatttcATAGGAAAACCTGAGTattccagtaaatctggaatggatctggtccagaactgaaaacatttgccaactatagcaaataatttttacgAAATCTGTTTAAGGTTtcgtggatcacccaggttctataTGAAAGTCCATCTTCTCCTTAGGGGGTTTTATTAAATTTGACCTTATAAATGAGATGAACAGATCTCTGGCAGGTATATGTAAATGATATGGCCCAAAGTAAGTAGGAAAATCTCCAAATGATTGATTTCAG contains:
- the LOC140321166 gene encoding uncharacterized protein, with the translated sequence MMIFCFWFLGRTKMASQKILSNHNKLYVSSSLFRKPQASQVQQKNLDEDELMEEDLEYLHYLENSFLNAKDKTREHIKKESKKYKKLKLASVEPLGSPKLTSPLSKSIQSSSSKKKRSQLEVLENCPPQEGQSDQMSEIPDLSSIKVKKSKKKKHDVHFASQGSQLLCNENVNILNDSFIKSSSSKKKENRSLLKTMENFLPQENGQSDQMSQISGLSSGKVKKSKKKKQQAYSESLLLNNCSSPDKQSSPEIRSFQKKKKCHQGEESLRSSLSSPDNPTKTSLEDKTGVYGKVLDANMVSDHSQDLFITQKKFLPSGVLSFK